From the Lolium rigidum isolate FL_2022 chromosome 2, APGP_CSIRO_Lrig_0.1, whole genome shotgun sequence genome, one window contains:
- the LOC124690327 gene encoding heavy metal-associated isoprenylated plant protein 47-like has translation MTQKIVIKVEMSSERCRSKAMALVAATSGVDSVALAGDPKDQVVVVGDGVDPVKLTTALRKKVGHAQLLQVSDAKKEEEKKKPAEAATAATAVEYPWHYYQYYPSHSVPVYEHPAGAYGYQQYHSRPNTCSIM, from the coding sequence ATGACGCAAAAGATCGTGATCAAGGTGGAGATGTCCAGCGAGAGGTGCCGGTCAAAGGCGATGGCGCTGGTGGCGGCCACATCGGGGGTGGACTCGGTGGCGCTCGCCGGAGATCCCAAGGAccaggtggtggtggtcggcgacggcgtcgaccccgtcaagctcaccACCGCGCTgcggaagaaggtcggccacgcgCAGCTCCTGCAGGTCAGCGACgccaagaaggaggaggagaagaagaagccgGCGGAAGCCGCCACTGCCGCCACCGCTGTGGAGTACCCGTGGCACTACTACCAGTACTACCCTTCGCATTCGGTGCCGGTCTACGAGCACCCCGCCGGCGCCTATGGTTACCAGCAGTACCACTCCCGGCCAAACACATGCTCCATAATGTAG
- the LOC124687756 gene encoding disease resistance protein Pik-1-like has translation MTQKIVIKVDMTSDRCRSKAMALVAATSGVDSVALAGDGRDQVVVVGDGIDSVRLTTALRKKVGHAQLVQVGEAKEEKKPAAAAVEYTYQYYPSHAVPLYEHTAGAYGYQQYHSRPGTCSIM, from the coding sequence ATGACGCAAAAGATTGTGATCAAGGTGGATATGACGTCCGACAGGTGCCGGTCCAAGGCCATGGCGCTGGTGGCGGCGACGTCAGGGGTGGACTCGGTGGCGCTGGCCGGGGACGGCAGGGAccaggtggtggtggtcggcgacgGCATCGATTCCGTCAGGCTAACCACCGCGCTGCGCAAGAAGGTAGGCCACGCGCAGCTCGTGCAGGTCGGCGAAgccaaggaggagaagaagcccgctgccgccgccgtcgagtaCACGTACCAGTACTACCCTTCGCACGCGGTGCCGCTCTACGAGCACACCGCCGGCGCCTACGGTTACCAGCAGTACCACTCCCGGCCGGGCACCTGCTCCATAATGTAG